DNA sequence from the Cucurbita pepo subsp. pepo cultivar mu-cu-16 chromosome LG06, ASM280686v2, whole genome shotgun sequence genome:
ataaatgagTTCTAAGACACAATAATTAGAGAAATATAATGACATTATTTgtctataaaatttataattataaaaattaattatttaaaacttgatttaattagttaattaattaataaattaaaaaagccAATTCAACTATAATTTAGtgtattaattatcattttaaatgttCGATctttatctataattatttaaattcaatataaataaattaaatatatattttgtgttcATGACACCttgcattaaaaaatgttttaaaaagtcaaatgatgttttaaaaagtcaaatgaTAGTTGTTTAGCAGATTTTGTTAGAAGgaagattcaaatttcaattagaTAGTTGTTAAAGGActaaaatacaattaaaacTAACTAACTTTTCGTTTTTGATATTTACGAGTGTTCGAGTTAGCTTGAACTTCTAATGGAATAATCATACGACGCATACAAAAGTtactaaaatagaaaaaagcaTCGGACTTGGTCTAAACCCGTTCGTCTAAGTCGCTTATTGTTTACAATCTCTGAACTCATGACATggtatgagatcccacatcaattggaggagggaacgaaacatttcttacctATAAGGTTgcagaaacctctccctagtagacacgttgaCGGTcatacgtaataggccaaagcagacaatatctactcgtaGTGAGTTTAGGCTGTTATAAATTATACCAGAGCTAGACATCATGCAGTGTACTAATGAGGACGGTGGGTTCCAaagaggatggattgtgagatcccacgtcgattgaagaggagaacaaagtattcgggtgtagaaacctctccctagtccctagtagatacgttttaaaaccgtgaaactGACGGCGTTACATGACGGGCCAAAGCTTGGGTGATGTTCATAGAATTGAGTTTGCTAAATTCACAGCTGAGAAAGTTCGTCGGCCAGCTTCCCTGCCTCATTGTACTGAGACAATGCATCTTGTTCTCAACATCAGTCTCTTGTCCAAATTCAAAGAGCAAGAATCTGTCTCAGAGCCGCCCAAACCAATCATTTTCCAGAGCCCCATGATCTTAGGCTCTCTTTATAGCTACCCCCAAATGGTCACATTTCACAGTGCCTCATCACCTACCCAAGAAAACTACTGTTTATTTGCAGACCAAGTTGTAAGTAAATGCAGGAACTAAACTAAAGATCGACCAGGCGATCGACTTGGAACGACATGACTATGATTAAGATCAAGTCTGTCTGAAAGAATTACATTCAAACATGTTGATTTTTCAGCCAATGTTCTAACATTATTTCTACTTGAAAGACACTTTTGAAACAAACATGTAAAGTATAGGGGTATATTTTGTAccttagaaaagaaaattttggttCAGGCATTTTGTCAAACATGTGGTGTGCACACCCGCTACGGCCACAAGCAACCGCGTGAGAGAAACATGTTATTCGATTCAAAGCTGTCTAAATGTGCCCCTGCATTGTGTTCTTCAAGTTTTAAGCCAACCCCATTGAGCTGGTTTCAGCAaacagaattaaaaagaaaagggcttTAATTAAACAAGCATCACCTGCGTCCATGAATGGCCGGAACAATCAGCAAGTATGTCAACAGTTGTGTTGATGGGCGGGGCATGTTTTGACCATTGAATTTAAATACTCATTACCATATATCACGGTGATGTTTGTTTAAGGCGTGTTGTCTATGACCACATATCGAATGTCCTAATCATGTTTGTCTAaaacgtgttgtccatggccaTATGCCTGTTCAAACCTCTTTTATATactttcatcttagatagaCTTTTACTACTTCATGTTGTGTCAATACCGAAGCGTATGAttgttcaccaaaatcatgtctacacccccaaaatgtactatagaggatatgactagtcgtcaaTTCTTCCCATCCAGGTTATATGTTATCAAAACCGTTATTGTTGCCTAATTACTTTTAGcatataacattgttttcatCATATTTCCTCGCTCACGTTTTCCAAAACGTTTCTCTCCAACGTAAATCGAGATTCGAGCATACGCCGATGCTATCTGCAAAGTCCAAATTTCTCAAGGCTGACGTGTTCGCTGGATTAGAACAAATGTCACACAATCGTGCAAAAGTAAGATTGTGACACTAGACAAGCCGAAGAGTATATGAATTCATTGCCACTGAGGTCTCACAAAagatacaaatatttataggAAGACAACCAATGTTTCTCTTATTGTCAATACAAATGTAACAATCCACcaaaaagacaagaaaagcGCAGCAGCAATGGTtaaaatggagagaaaacaaagaacTTCACAGACTAAAAATTCTGATACTGATAATTCTTCCTAAACTAAAACCAGTAGTTGATATGCAAAACTATCTCGATATCGAACCGGGAGCATCGATcctattaaatttgattatacGTACACTCATTTGTAGGTTCCCATGCCAACGCCCGTTTCTCCGCCGTAGGGAAGGAAGCTTTCCCTCGCCTTCGAGTAGAACACATAGTAGAGTTCTGATACAATGGCATTAAGGAAAATGAAGGCTGCACCTGCACCGAAAACTCCCTTCCTCAAAGTTTGGCACGACGGAGGATTGTCACCAAACATCGTTCGGTACTTGGTGTGGTAGGCGTTCCTTATCGAACCCGCGAACAAGCAAACCTCGGCAATGAAGAAAAACACCCTGCAAGATTGTGTGTATTGGATTGGACCCTTTAGTTTGAACTTATGGAGTGAAGAAGCTCACAAATAGGTTCACTTACCAGCAGATTATGAATAGGATAATAGCCCATGCCCTCGAACCTCCAGGACTTAACGACTTCCCGCAACAAAAACATCGGCTAGCTACCATTATGAGGGCCTGGCTAGCCATGAGAAGTAGAAAAGCACCGACGCCATAGCCTGTCGAGATGTCGGAGTCATACACACAATA
Encoded proteins:
- the LOC111796652 gene encoding uncharacterized protein LOC111796652; protein product: MASKLVLIIVIVLDVIAFGLAVAAEQRRSTANVVPDSEKNYNYCVYDSDISTGYGVGAFLLLMASQALIMVASRCFCCGKSLSPGGSRAWAIILFIICWVFFFIAEVCLFAGSIRNAYHTKYRTMFGDNPPSCQTLRKGVFGAGAAFIFLNAIVSELYYVFYSKARESFLPYGGETGVGMGTYK